One Arthrobacter sp. StoSoilB19 DNA window includes the following coding sequences:
- a CDS encoding amidohydrolase family protein has product MSHQPQLVIANATVVNSHGRREAHVVVHDGRIARLVDAAGPVPAADRTIDATGKLVIPGGVDGHCHVAQVTGRFRTLDDYRTTSTAALWGGTTTIIDFGIPRDAQETPLAAALHKKELATESRCDVALHGAVVTWDETVPWQLEQLAAEGVRSVKMYTTNRGTTMADGDTILKVMREMVRLDGLTYIHAEHDPIIADCTAQHAEDGRIGIEHLHRTRPELAEEISVKETLAMAEYTGAPVYFVHQSTPGAVDLVSEARSRGLEAYSETCPHYITLDDSVYGSTFPEWFACCPPMRSPETVAALKERLVSGAIHTMSSDHSCYDLSQKRERTDDVRAMPHGLPGVETRMPVTFTAMTSAGATVEQFVEAFAAAPARINAVPGKGCIAEGFDADLVVFDPAEERTVNGAALHMGTDFSPFDGKALTGWPAVVVSKGRVVLDADGFHDPGAVGRFINRTGFRQHQSAAPEASRLAAAL; this is encoded by the coding sequence ATGTCCCACCAGCCACAACTCGTCATTGCCAACGCCACCGTGGTGAACAGCCACGGCCGCCGGGAGGCGCACGTCGTGGTCCACGACGGCCGCATTGCCCGGCTCGTCGACGCCGCCGGACCCGTCCCCGCGGCGGACCGCACCATCGACGCCACGGGCAAACTCGTGATCCCCGGCGGCGTGGACGGACACTGCCACGTGGCCCAGGTCACGGGGCGATTCCGCACCCTGGACGACTACCGGACCACCTCCACGGCAGCGCTGTGGGGCGGGACCACCACCATCATCGATTTCGGAATTCCCCGCGACGCCCAGGAAACCCCGCTCGCCGCCGCCCTGCACAAGAAGGAACTCGCCACGGAGTCCCGCTGCGACGTTGCCCTTCACGGCGCCGTGGTCACCTGGGACGAAACCGTCCCGTGGCAGCTTGAGCAGCTGGCAGCGGAAGGCGTCCGGTCGGTGAAGATGTACACCACCAACCGGGGCACCACCATGGCGGACGGCGACACCATCCTGAAGGTCATGCGGGAAATGGTCCGGCTGGACGGGTTGACGTACATCCACGCCGAACACGATCCCATCATCGCCGACTGCACCGCCCAGCACGCGGAGGACGGGCGGATCGGCATCGAACACCTGCACCGGACCCGGCCGGAACTGGCCGAGGAGATCTCGGTCAAGGAAACCCTGGCCATGGCCGAATACACCGGCGCACCGGTGTACTTCGTCCACCAGTCCACGCCCGGGGCAGTGGACCTGGTGAGCGAAGCCCGCTCCCGGGGACTGGAGGCCTACTCCGAGACCTGCCCGCATTACATCACGCTGGACGATTCCGTCTACGGATCCACCTTCCCCGAGTGGTTCGCCTGCTGCCCGCCCATGCGCAGCCCGGAAACCGTGGCCGCCCTCAAGGAGCGGCTGGTGTCCGGAGCCATCCACACCATGTCCTCCGACCACTCCTGCTACGACCTGTCCCAGAAGCGCGAGCGCACCGACGACGTGCGCGCCATGCCGCACGGACTGCCCGGCGTGGAGACGCGGATGCCGGTTACGTTCACCGCGATGACCTCCGCCGGGGCAACCGTGGAGCAGTTCGTGGAGGCTTTCGCTGCCGCGCCGGCACGGATCAACGCCGTGCCCGGCAAAGGCTGCATCGCCGAGGGGTTCGACGCCGACCTGGTGGTTTTCGACCCCGCAGAGGAACGCACCGTGAACGGCGCGGCCCTGCACATGGGAACGGACTTCTCGCCTTTTGACGGGAAGGCACTCACGGGCTGGCCCGCCGTCGTTGTTTCCAAGGGACGCGTGGTCCTGGACGCGGACGGCTTCCATGACCCCGGCGCCGTGGGCCGCTTCATCAACCGCACCGGCTTCCGGCAGCACCAGTCTGCTGCCCCCGAAGCTTCCCGACTCGCCGCCGCCCTCTAG
- a CDS encoding Asp/Glu racemase — protein MPASTRPRRIGMIVPSSNTCLEPQTYRILGVRTDVTVHFTRIPVTRIALDDSSDRQFDPTVMQEAAALLATADVDVIAWNGTSGSWLGPAHDQELAAGISGATGIPATTSTLAYLEAFRTFGTERIGLFTPYTADVNHRVIACYEREGIKTVDHRALGLSDNESFARVTDDEMRPGSLELAATAPDALVYLCTNLYGANITAEIEDSTGVPVLDSVAVTLWHALKLAGAPLLEPRWGRLLG, from the coding sequence ATGCCTGCAAGCACACGCCCCCGCCGGATCGGCATGATCGTGCCGTCCTCCAACACCTGCCTGGAACCGCAGACCTACCGCATCCTGGGCGTCCGCACCGACGTCACGGTGCACTTCACCCGGATCCCAGTCACCCGCATCGCGCTCGATGACTCCTCCGACCGCCAGTTCGATCCCACAGTCATGCAGGAGGCAGCAGCGCTGCTGGCGACGGCGGACGTGGACGTGATTGCCTGGAACGGCACTTCAGGCTCGTGGCTGGGCCCGGCGCACGACCAGGAGTTGGCGGCCGGGATCAGCGGCGCCACGGGCATCCCCGCCACCACCTCCACGCTTGCCTACCTGGAAGCCTTCCGGACCTTCGGCACGGAGCGGATCGGCCTGTTCACCCCCTACACCGCGGACGTGAACCACCGGGTCATCGCCTGCTACGAGCGCGAAGGCATCAAGACCGTGGACCACCGGGCGCTGGGATTGAGCGACAACGAGTCCTTTGCCCGGGTCACCGACGACGAGATGCGCCCGGGGTCCCTGGAACTCGCAGCCACTGCCCCGGACGCCCTGGTGTACCTGTGCACCAACCTCTACGGGGCCAACATCACCGCCGAAATCGAGGACAGCACCGGAGTGCCGGTGCTTGACTCCGTTGCCGTCACCCTCTGGCACGCTCTGAAACTGGCAGGCGCGCCGTTGCTGGAACCACGCTGGGGACGGCTGCTGGGCTAA
- a CDS encoding diacylglycerol kinase family protein — protein sequence MTDNSSTSPKRAAIIVNPAKPVDIDVRGLVAKHCVENGWGEAIWLETTKEDPGVGQAKEALAQGADIVIAAGGDGTVRCVAEVLAGSDTPMGLLPLGTGNLLARNLGMDVTDYDGAMAGALIGTERKIDVVRARRSDPDKDQLFLVMAGLGYDATIMADTNEDLKDKVGWLAYVDAGIRNLPGKPVKATVVIDGKPVVHRGVRSVMVGNCGKVQGGLEIFPDAKVDDGLLDIAVLAPHHGKLGWLSVVAGMIGKGRGKDTAVEYFQGKTVEITLEHKDDYQLDGDHEGESKHVLMTMEPGALTLRM from the coding sequence ATGACTGACAACAGCTCCACTTCGCCCAAACGTGCCGCCATCATCGTCAATCCTGCCAAGCCGGTGGATATCGACGTGCGCGGCCTGGTGGCCAAGCACTGCGTGGAAAACGGGTGGGGGGAAGCCATTTGGCTGGAAACCACCAAGGAGGATCCGGGCGTCGGCCAGGCGAAGGAAGCGCTGGCCCAGGGTGCGGACATCGTGATCGCGGCCGGCGGCGACGGCACCGTGAGGTGCGTTGCCGAGGTCCTGGCCGGCAGCGACACCCCCATGGGCCTGCTGCCGCTGGGGACGGGCAACCTGCTGGCGCGCAACCTGGGCATGGACGTCACCGACTACGACGGCGCCATGGCCGGGGCCCTCATCGGCACGGAGCGGAAGATCGACGTGGTCCGGGCCCGGCGCAGCGACCCGGACAAGGACCAGCTCTTCCTGGTCATGGCCGGCCTGGGCTATGACGCCACCATCATGGCGGACACCAACGAGGACCTGAAGGACAAGGTGGGCTGGCTGGCCTACGTGGACGCCGGCATCCGGAACCTGCCCGGCAAACCGGTCAAGGCAACCGTGGTGATCGACGGCAAGCCCGTGGTGCACCGGGGCGTCCGCAGCGTGATGGTGGGCAACTGCGGCAAGGTCCAGGGCGGTCTTGAAATCTTCCCTGATGCCAAGGTGGACGACGGCCTGCTGGACATCGCCGTCCTGGCTCCCCACCACGGAAAGCTGGGGTGGCTCTCCGTGGTGGCGGGAATGATCGGCAAGGGCCGCGGCAAGGACACCGCCGTGGAGTACTTCCAGGGCAAAACCGTTGAGATCACGCTGGAACACAAGGACGACTACCAGTTGGACGGGGACCACGAAGGCGAGAGCAAGCACGTGCTCATGACCATGGAGCCCGGCGCCCTGACCTTGCGGATGTAG
- a CDS encoding NAD(P)(+) transhydrogenase (Re/Si-specific) subunit beta, which translates to MSLLDPIGTSLLYLVAAVCFILALRGLSSPRTARRGNLVGALGALIAVVTVFLSARLENIPWILAAIAVGSVVAAPVARRVKMTQMPQLVALFNGVGGGAAALVALLELGHAGNPWVRVAIVFTLLVGAVSFAGSGVTFAKLQELMTTRPVVFPGLPVVMAVVLLAAVAAGVAVVLTASLPLAVLLLLLGLAAGVLLVLPVGGADVPIVISLLNAFTGLAVAASGLVLGNVLLVVAGTLVGASGTILTRAMAAAMGRSVAGILFGAFRGGSTAGSTAVSERPVRSSSAEDVAVLLGYAQRVIIVPGYGLAVAQGQHTAAELALALEARGIEVDFAIHPVAGRMPGHMNVLLAEANVPYESLKEMGEINPQFKTTDVALVVGANDVVNPAAKTSSGSPIYGMPILEVAEARQVVFLKRSMRPGFAGIENDLLYEPQTSLLFGDAKDSLAQVLGAVKAL; encoded by the coding sequence ATGAGCCTCCTCGACCCCATCGGGACCTCCCTGCTCTACCTCGTCGCGGCGGTCTGCTTCATCCTGGCCCTGCGCGGGCTCAGTTCCCCGCGGACCGCGCGCCGCGGAAACCTGGTGGGCGCACTCGGTGCGCTGATCGCCGTCGTCACGGTGTTCCTGTCCGCCCGGCTGGAGAACATCCCCTGGATCCTGGCCGCCATCGCGGTGGGCAGCGTGGTGGCGGCACCCGTGGCCCGGCGCGTGAAGATGACGCAGATGCCCCAGCTGGTGGCGCTGTTCAACGGCGTGGGAGGCGGCGCGGCTGCCTTGGTGGCCCTCCTGGAACTGGGCCATGCCGGCAATCCCTGGGTCCGCGTGGCCATCGTGTTCACGCTCCTGGTGGGTGCCGTTTCCTTCGCCGGTTCCGGCGTCACCTTCGCCAAGCTGCAGGAACTGATGACCACCCGGCCCGTGGTGTTCCCGGGCCTCCCGGTGGTGATGGCCGTGGTCCTGCTCGCCGCAGTGGCCGCCGGCGTGGCCGTGGTGCTCACCGCCTCGCTGCCCCTTGCGGTCCTGCTGTTGCTGCTGGGCCTTGCCGCCGGCGTCCTGCTGGTGCTGCCAGTAGGCGGCGCCGACGTGCCAATCGTCATCTCGCTGCTGAACGCCTTCACCGGCCTGGCCGTTGCGGCGTCCGGCCTGGTGCTGGGCAACGTCCTGCTGGTGGTGGCCGGGACCCTGGTGGGGGCTTCGGGCACCATCCTCACCCGGGCCATGGCCGCCGCCATGGGCCGGAGCGTGGCGGGCATCCTGTTCGGGGCTTTCAGGGGAGGTTCGACGGCGGGGTCCACCGCCGTGAGCGAGCGTCCGGTCCGTTCGTCCTCGGCCGAGGACGTGGCGGTCCTTTTGGGGTACGCCCAGCGGGTGATCATCGTCCCCGGCTACGGCCTGGCCGTGGCGCAGGGCCAACATACGGCCGCCGAGCTGGCCCTGGCCCTGGAGGCCCGAGGCATCGAAGTGGATTTTGCCATCCATCCCGTGGCCGGCCGGATGCCCGGACACATGAACGTGCTCCTGGCCGAGGCCAACGTCCCGTACGAGTCGCTCAAGGAGATGGGCGAGATCAACCCGCAGTTCAAGACGACGGACGTGGCCCTGGTGGTGGGCGCCAACGACGTGGTGAACCCCGCCGCCAAGACTTCGTCCGGCTCACCGATCTACGGCATGCCCATCCTTGAAGTGGCGGAGGCGCGGCAGGTGGTGTTCCTCAAGCGGTCCATGCGCCCGGGATTCGCCGGCATCGAGAACGACCTGCTGTATGAACCCCAGACATCGCTGCTGTTCGGCGACGCCAAGGACTCCCTGGCCCAGGTGCTGGGCGCGGTCAAGGCCCTGTAG
- a CDS encoding NAD(P) transhydrogenase subunit alpha — MDGTALLTITVLAVFVGFEVVSKVSSTLHTPLMSGANAIHGIILVGAIIVAGQAADPWVLAVALLAVVLATANLVGGFVVTDRMLHMFHARKDAAPKGAVQPETGSK; from the coding sequence ATGGACGGAACAGCCCTGCTGACCATTACGGTACTGGCGGTGTTCGTCGGCTTCGAAGTGGTGTCCAAGGTCTCCAGCACCCTGCACACGCCGCTGATGTCCGGTGCCAACGCCATCCACGGCATCATCCTTGTCGGTGCCATCATTGTGGCCGGCCAGGCAGCAGACCCATGGGTCCTGGCGGTGGCGCTGCTCGCCGTTGTCCTTGCCACCGCCAACCTGGTGGGCGGGTTCGTGGTGACGGACCGGATGCTGCACATGTTCCATGCCAGGAAGGACGCAGCCCCAAAAGGTGCCGTGCAGCCTGAAACGGGCAGCAAATGA